The Virgibacillus phasianinus genome includes a window with the following:
- a CDS encoding HD domain-containing protein: MRNVTLEEVFIHPITQKYLKRSGMAHAIRVAEYAFEFSVKHNVNSDLATKAALLHDVGHYTWYRDGEWDYDLYKENDIHAIKGASRAHKLLIRIGEDRHAAKEIAVAILLHTDSYLPEGHLELKPLQYVVSLADEADEESGGKHHYRTINDVEAMERIRSLDKKIDGMKAKKQFNKII, encoded by the coding sequence ATGAGAAACGTAACACTTGAAGAAGTATTTATTCATCCCATTACCCAAAAGTATTTGAAACGATCCGGTATGGCACATGCAATCAGAGTTGCCGAATACGCGTTTGAGTTTTCCGTAAAGCACAATGTGAATTCAGACTTGGCAACTAAAGCCGCGTTGTTGCATGATGTTGGCCATTACACATGGTACCGTGATGGTGAATGGGATTATGATTTGTACAAGGAAAATGATATTCATGCGATTAAAGGGGCAAGCCGGGCGCATAAACTGTTAATTCGGATTGGCGAGGATCGGCATGCTGCAAAGGAAATAGCCGTTGCTATACTTTTACACACGGATTCCTATTTACCTGAGGGACACTTGGAATTAAAGCCCCTGCAATATGTGGTATCGCTTGCGGATGAAGCAGATGAAGAATCAGGTGGCAAACACCACTATCGCACCATCAATGATGTGGAGGCGATGGAGCGGATACGCAGCTTGGATAAGAAGATTGACGGCATGAAAGCAAAAAAACAATTTAATAAAATCATATGA
- a CDS encoding DeoR/GlpR family DNA-binding transcription regulator yields MLTNERHTIILKLLTEQQTITTQDIHEATAASESTIRRDLTDLENQHKLQRIHGGATLTEKKLQEYSIAEKSTRNLQEKQMIAKHASQLIQDEDCIFLDAGTTTLQLIPYLKDKQVVVVTNGLTHVDLLTEHGITTYLTGGFIKQKTSALIGTQAIQSLENYRFDKCFLGVNGFHLEFGYTTPDPEEANVKQKASSLAKSTYVLADHTKLDRVSFAKIGDVSSATLLTGTLPKRDYQSLSNKTTIEVAEP; encoded by the coding sequence ATGCTAACAAATGAACGGCATACAATTATTTTAAAACTATTAACTGAACAGCAAACAATCACTACGCAGGATATTCATGAAGCAACTGCCGCTTCAGAATCAACCATTCGGCGTGATCTTACCGATTTGGAGAATCAGCATAAATTACAGCGGATTCACGGTGGGGCGACCTTAACTGAGAAAAAGCTGCAGGAATATAGTATCGCCGAAAAATCAACCAGAAACCTTCAGGAGAAACAAATGATTGCAAAACATGCTTCACAATTAATCCAAGATGAAGATTGCATTTTCCTTGATGCCGGTACTACAACGTTACAGCTGATTCCCTATTTAAAGGATAAACAGGTCGTGGTTGTTACCAATGGATTAACACATGTGGACCTGTTGACCGAACATGGTATAACTACCTATTTAACTGGTGGATTCATCAAACAAAAAACTAGTGCACTGATTGGCACGCAAGCCATACAATCACTGGAAAATTACCGGTTTGATAAATGCTTCCTTGGTGTAAATGGTTTTCACCTTGAATTTGGGTATACTACACCAGACCCAGAAGAGGCAAACGTTAAACAAAAGGCAAGCTCGCTCGCTAAATCGACGTATGTTTTGGCAGATCACACCAAATTAGACAGGGTAAGCTTCGCTAAAATAGGTGACGTGTCAAGCGCGACTTTGCTTACTGGTACATTACCAAAAAGGGATTACCAATCCTTATCGAATAAAACAACTATTGAGGTGGCAGAACCATGA
- the pfkB gene encoding 1-phosphofructokinase has product MIYTCTFTPSIDYTVYLPEFHPGKLNRTEEVYYFPGGKGINVSRVLNRLQTKSIALGFAGGFTGDYIRDFLKAEGVQTDFIATNEPTRINVKIKADSESELNGPGPHTTQEQQKELLEKIKELKADDWFVLAGSLPDSIPEAFYQAVAASCHKKGIHFVLDTSGSALKQLIDTKPFLFKPNQQELADLFNTTINTKKEAIFYAKRLIEQGIKHVIVSMGGNGAILVTNDAVLIAEAPKGQVVNTVGAGDSLVSGFIAAYAQEKDINEAFRYGIASGSATAFRTDLCEQKDVDALVSRVTLYPYTEEDVN; this is encoded by the coding sequence ATGATCTATACATGCACATTTACACCGTCGATTGATTATACAGTCTATTTACCAGAATTCCATCCGGGTAAATTAAATCGTACAGAAGAGGTTTATTATTTCCCGGGCGGCAAAGGAATCAACGTTTCCCGTGTTTTAAATCGCCTGCAAACAAAAAGCATAGCACTCGGCTTTGCGGGCGGCTTTACTGGTGATTACATCCGGGACTTTCTCAAGGCTGAAGGTGTACAAACGGATTTTATTGCAACGAATGAACCGACCCGTATTAATGTAAAGATCAAAGCAGATAGTGAATCAGAACTAAATGGACCAGGTCCACATACGACACAAGAACAACAAAAAGAATTACTCGAAAAAATAAAAGAACTTAAAGCCGATGATTGGTTTGTTTTAGCAGGCAGCTTACCAGATTCCATCCCAGAAGCATTCTATCAGGCAGTAGCAGCCAGTTGCCACAAAAAAGGCATTCATTTTGTCCTTGATACATCTGGAAGCGCATTAAAGCAGCTGATTGATACGAAACCATTCCTGTTTAAGCCGAACCAACAAGAACTGGCGGATCTATTTAATACGACAATCAATACAAAAAAAGAGGCTATTTTTTACGCAAAAAGATTAATAGAACAAGGTATCAAACATGTGATTGTTTCGATGGGTGGCAACGGAGCCATTTTAGTAACGAATGATGCAGTGTTAATTGCAGAGGCTCCAAAAGGTCAGGTGGTTAATACCGTTGGCGCGGGTGACTCCCTGGTATCGGGGTTCATCGCAGCTTATGCCCAGGAAAAAGATATAAATGAGGCATTTCGGTATGGGATTGCCAGTGGCAGTGCTACCGCATTCCGCACAGATCTATGTGAACAAAAGGATGTCGATGCATTAGTTTCACGTGTTACCTTATACCCTTATACAGAAGAGGATGTGAACTAA
- a CDS encoding PTS fructose transporter subunit IIABC, producing MKITELLSQDTIILDLQAQSKKDALNELANQLDKAGKLNDKQAYINDIFSREEQSTTGIGESIAIPHAKSSAVKVPAIAFGRSESGIDFDSLDGQPAHLFFMIAASEGANNDHLEALSRLSTFLMDEKFREKIYQASSKEEVVDAVNAKEIEVDEPEENVEGHSSKILAVTACPTGIAHTYMAAEKLSETAKEMGISIKVETNGSSGVKNRLTDEEIAEADAIIVAADTKVEMTRFAGKPVIQTGVGKAIHEATDLLNKAVKKDAPVYQAEKTESNTGGKESRSGFYKHLMNGVSNMLPFVVGGGILIAISFFWGIESDNEFAKMLNTIGGGKAFFLMVPVLAGFIASSIADRPGFAPGMVGGLIAITVTGAEGAGSGSGFLGGLIAGFLAGYITLLVKKAFAGLPDALEGLKPVLFYPLFSIAITGLIMMVINPPLTKVYTGLSAFLEGMGGTNQVLLGLILGAMMAFDMGGPVNKAAYTFGIAMLDAHNYTFIATVMAAGMVPPLGMALATTLFKNRFTKTERDAGKTAYALGACFITEGVIPLAAADPARVIPSTMAGAAVTGALTMLFDIALRAPHGGIFVIGLVDGGIVKILLYILAIVAGSIVTAILAGILKKDLTKAA from the coding sequence ATGAAAATCACAGAATTATTAAGTCAAGATACAATCATTCTTGATTTGCAAGCACAGTCGAAGAAAGATGCATTGAATGAGCTGGCAAATCAATTGGATAAAGCAGGCAAACTTAATGATAAACAAGCATATATTAACGATATTTTTAGCCGGGAAGAACAAAGTACAACTGGGATTGGGGAAAGTATCGCTATACCACATGCCAAGTCTTCCGCTGTGAAGGTACCGGCAATCGCATTTGGCCGTTCCGAATCTGGGATTGATTTCGACTCCTTAGACGGCCAACCGGCACACTTATTTTTTATGATTGCCGCAAGTGAAGGTGCGAATAATGACCATTTAGAAGCATTATCTCGGTTATCAACCTTTTTAATGGATGAGAAATTCCGCGAAAAGATTTATCAAGCTTCATCAAAAGAAGAGGTAGTGGACGCGGTTAATGCAAAAGAAATAGAAGTGGATGAACCAGAAGAAAATGTGGAAGGTCATTCATCCAAAATCCTTGCCGTTACAGCCTGTCCAACGGGAATTGCCCACACGTACATGGCTGCTGAGAAACTATCCGAAACTGCAAAAGAAATGGGTATTTCCATCAAAGTGGAAACAAATGGGTCAAGTGGTGTTAAGAATCGCTTAACCGACGAAGAAATTGCCGAGGCAGATGCAATTATTGTTGCTGCCGACACAAAGGTTGAAATGACGCGATTCGCCGGTAAACCGGTTATACAGACAGGCGTCGGGAAGGCCATCCATGAGGCTACAGACCTATTGAATAAGGCTGTAAAAAAGGATGCACCGGTATATCAAGCTGAGAAAACAGAATCAAACACAGGTGGAAAGGAATCCCGCAGCGGCTTTTACAAGCACTTAATGAATGGTGTTTCAAACATGCTTCCATTTGTTGTTGGTGGTGGTATTCTGATTGCAATCTCATTCTTCTGGGGAATTGAATCAGATAATGAATTTGCCAAGATGCTAAATACAATCGGCGGCGGCAAAGCGTTCTTCCTTATGGTTCCTGTCCTGGCCGGATTTATTGCATCCAGTATTGCTGATCGGCCAGGATTTGCACCGGGTATGGTTGGCGGACTTATCGCCATTACGGTCACAGGTGCTGAAGGTGCCGGGAGCGGGTCAGGATTCCTAGGCGGGCTAATTGCCGGTTTCTTAGCTGGTTATATAACACTGCTAGTCAAAAAGGCATTTGCCGGCCTTCCGGATGCCCTGGAAGGATTGAAGCCAGTCCTATTTTATCCATTATTCAGTATCGCAATAACTGGACTCATTATGATGGTAATCAACCCGCCACTTACGAAAGTCTATACAGGACTTTCCGCATTTTTAGAAGGAATGGGCGGAACAAACCAAGTTCTTCTTGGACTTATTTTAGGTGCGATGATGGCGTTTGATATGGGTGGCCCTGTTAATAAAGCAGCCTATACATTTGGTATCGCAATGCTTGACGCGCACAATTACACATTTATCGCTACTGTTATGGCAGCAGGTATGGTGCCCCCGCTTGGCATGGCACTTGCAACCACATTATTCAAGAATCGTTTTACAAAAACGGAACGAGATGCTGGAAAAACAGCATACGCACTTGGTGCATGCTTTATCACAGAAGGTGTAATCCCGCTGGCGGCAGCTGACCCGGCACGTGTTATCCCGTCAACAATGGCAGGGGCTGCTGTGACTGGGGCACTAACAATGTTGTTCGACATAGCATTGCGAGCTCCACATGGCGGTATATTCGTTATTGGCCTTGTCGATGGCGGTATCGTAAAAATTCTTCTATATATTCTAGCGATCGTTGCCGGATCTATAGTCACTGCAATACTAGCAGGTATCTTGAAAAAGGATTTAACGAAAGCAGCATAA
- a CDS encoding DUF2269 family protein, translating into MTLYTVLVFIHIISAIVGLGPGFVMIYIVTNAANMNELRHAYAIRHRLHIFVMVGGTLLLITGLLMGVINPMLFQMGWYITSLLLFLIALSFGPALLAPSFRPIKDMLDNHIGNEIPQEYFLLARKLFFYERIENAIFLIVIALMITKPF; encoded by the coding sequence ATGACATTATATACGGTTCTTGTATTCATACATATTATTTCAGCTATAGTAGGGCTTGGTCCCGGTTTTGTGATGATTTATATTGTGACAAACGCTGCGAATATGAACGAGTTGCGCCACGCATATGCAATCAGGCACAGGCTGCACATTTTTGTTATGGTTGGTGGAACGTTATTGCTTATTACCGGTTTGTTAATGGGAGTTATCAATCCAATGCTTTTTCAAATGGGATGGTATATTACTAGTTTACTCCTGTTTTTAATTGCCCTGTCATTTGGCCCGGCTCTTTTGGCGCCAAGTTTTCGGCCGATTAAGGATATGTTGGACAATCACATTGGTAATGAGATTCCACAAGAATACTTTCTGCTGGCGAGGAAACTGTTTTTCTATGAACGTATAGAAAATGCAATCTTTTTAATTGTGATAGCATTAATGATCACCAAGCCTTTTTAA
- the abc-f gene encoding ribosomal protection-like ABC-F family protein, whose product MFIFKARGLQKDWNGETLFENIDIELREGEHLALFGRNGVGKTTLLNGLLGRNSFDAGNVQRFIPPDNWGMLEQAPSTSAALTTIDFVQSGAKEEFKLKKELEHLQMQIGESNSELLDDYNSVYEQFLAMDGYNLEPDAEKCLEEVKLVKRTWHTDFSQLSGGEKTRAQLARILMQKPACIVMDEPTNHLDQATIEWLESWMQSYTGAVLYVSHDRYFLDKTAHAMYELTAGSSERFVGGYSAYREQKEIERRTQEALYQKQKQKRAALEQTIRNYQQWFQQAHKAAGTDDFARAKAKKNVSRFKAKEKELERLEDQQVGKPMDNKELNLKLEGSAFSAKRLVHVEKMSFGYGLEKPLFIDQTATIYRGDKLAVIGANGTGKSTLLKLITGTLTPDAGEIRLNPQTRIGYFAQELDNLDDNKTLLDSMLELPDMTQTEARTILGCFLFTREDVFKQIKNLSMGEKCRVAFLNLYYSKANLLVLDEPTNFLDVATKEVIEEVLQGYPGALLVVSHDRFFVQKIANRIIQLGMDQWVDYQGSYDEFIEDSSKEKTVNEADIQELELRLTQLMVTEDVEDESEQRMILEEIRAIKERLAQLK is encoded by the coding sequence ATGTTTATATTTAAAGCACGGGGATTGCAAAAAGATTGGAATGGGGAGACCCTTTTTGAAAATATTGATATAGAATTAAGGGAAGGGGAACATCTCGCATTATTCGGACGAAATGGTGTTGGAAAAACCACATTGTTAAATGGACTGTTGGGAAGAAACTCTTTTGATGCAGGTAATGTGCAACGATTTATTCCACCGGATAATTGGGGGATGCTAGAGCAGGCGCCCTCCACCAGTGCAGCATTAACTACCATTGACTTTGTTCAATCAGGTGCAAAAGAAGAATTTAAACTAAAAAAAGAACTTGAACATTTACAGATGCAAATTGGTGAAAGTAATAGTGAATTACTTGATGACTATAATTCTGTTTACGAACAGTTTTTGGCAATGGATGGGTACAATTTGGAGCCGGATGCGGAGAAATGCTTGGAAGAAGTAAAACTGGTGAAACGAACATGGCATACGGATTTCAGTCAACTAAGTGGCGGGGAAAAAACCAGAGCACAGTTAGCGCGGATTCTTATGCAAAAGCCTGCGTGCATTGTAATGGATGAGCCAACGAATCACCTGGATCAGGCGACAATCGAATGGCTGGAATCCTGGATGCAGTCCTATACCGGCGCTGTTTTGTACGTGTCCCACGACAGGTATTTTTTAGATAAAACTGCCCATGCCATGTATGAATTAACAGCCGGTTCATCCGAACGATTCGTTGGCGGATATAGTGCATACCGTGAACAAAAGGAGATAGAGCGAAGAACCCAGGAAGCGCTTTATCAAAAGCAAAAACAAAAAAGAGCTGCACTCGAACAAACAATCCGCAACTATCAACAATGGTTTCAGCAGGCACATAAAGCTGCCGGAACGGATGATTTCGCGCGGGCAAAGGCAAAGAAAAATGTTTCCCGTTTTAAGGCGAAAGAAAAAGAATTAGAGCGACTGGAAGACCAGCAAGTTGGAAAACCAATGGATAACAAAGAATTGAATCTAAAACTTGAGGGTAGTGCATTTTCAGCAAAACGGCTGGTGCATGTTGAAAAGATGTCTTTTGGTTATGGGCTTGAAAAACCATTGTTTATCGATCAAACAGCTACCATCTATCGCGGTGATAAGCTGGCCGTTATCGGCGCTAATGGAACAGGCAAATCAACCTTATTAAAGTTAATTACAGGAACCCTTACGCCAGATGCTGGAGAAATTCGATTAAATCCGCAAACTAGGATCGGCTATTTTGCACAGGAGCTTGATAATCTGGACGATAATAAAACATTGCTTGATAGCATGCTGGAACTGCCAGACATGACACAAACAGAAGCACGAACAATTTTGGGATGTTTTTTATTTACCCGTGAAGATGTGTTCAAGCAAATTAAAAATTTAAGCATGGGTGAGAAATGCCGTGTGGCGTTTTTAAATCTTTATTACAGTAAGGCAAATTTACTAGTGCTTGATGAACCTACTAACTTTCTGGATGTGGCAACAAAAGAGGTAATTGAGGAAGTTTTACAGGGCTATCCAGGGGCGTTACTTGTAGTTTCCCACGACCGGTTTTTTGTACAAAAAATTGCGAATCGTATCATTCAACTTGGTATGGATCAATGGGTTGATTACCAAGGATCATATGACGAGTTTATCGAGGACTCATCAAAAGAGAAAACGGTGAATGAGGCAGATATCCAAGAGCTCGAATTACGACTGACACAATTAATGGTAACGGAGGATGTGGAGGATGAGTCGGAACAGCGTATGATTCTAGAGGAGATTCGCGCCATTAAAGAGAGACTGGCTCAGTTGAAATAG
- a CDS encoding PTS transporter subunit IIC, producing the protein MKAFFKRKGISLSWKEYVITALSYMALGLFSSLIIGLIIKTTGEQLAPWLPQNIESGLIDIGSYAMDTKIMGGAIGVAIAYGLKAPPLVLLSALFGGAFGAELGGPVGSYVAALFATEFGKLVYKETRVDIIVTPFVTILAGFLTGTFIGPPINTFMVWFGEVINWSTAQQPFIMGILVAVLMGWALTAPISSLAISIMLSLDGLAAGAATIGCAAQMIGFAVISYRDNGLGGFFAQGIGTSMLQVANILRKPIIIIPPTIAGIVVAPFATVWLEMENNALGAGMGTSGLVGQIMTFETMGFTWDIFWAVLVLHIIAPATISLLVAAYFRKKGWIKQGDMKISYE; encoded by the coding sequence ATGAAAGCGTTTTTTAAACGTAAGGGGATATCCTTATCCTGGAAGGAATATGTTATTACTGCATTAAGCTATATGGCATTAGGACTTTTCTCATCATTAATTATTGGCTTAATTATAAAAACTACCGGTGAGCAATTAGCTCCCTGGCTTCCACAGAATATTGAGAGTGGCCTTATTGATATTGGATCATATGCGATGGATACAAAGATTATGGGGGGTGCCATCGGGGTTGCCATTGCCTATGGATTAAAAGCACCACCATTAGTGTTACTGTCCGCACTTTTTGGGGGTGCATTCGGAGCGGAATTAGGCGGCCCGGTTGGGAGTTATGTTGCTGCTTTATTTGCAACGGAGTTTGGTAAATTGGTATATAAAGAAACCCGCGTTGATATTATTGTGACACCATTTGTGACGATTTTGGCGGGATTCCTGACGGGCACATTCATTGGCCCGCCAATTAATACATTTATGGTCTGGTTTGGAGAAGTGATCAATTGGTCAACAGCTCAGCAACCGTTTATTATGGGGATCCTTGTCGCAGTCTTGATGGGGTGGGCGCTAACTGCACCAATTTCCAGTCTGGCAATATCGATCATGCTTTCCCTTGACGGACTCGCGGCGGGTGCAGCAACTATTGGATGCGCAGCTCAAATGATAGGCTTTGCTGTGATTAGTTACCGTGACAACGGTCTTGGAGGCTTTTTTGCCCAAGGAATTGGAACATCCATGCTCCAGGTCGCGAACATTTTACGCAAACCAATTATTATTATTCCACCAACGATAGCAGGGATTGTCGTTGCCCCTTTTGCAACCGTGTGGCTTGAGATGGAGAATAATGCACTTGGAGCGGGAATGGGGACAAGCGGTCTGGTTGGACAAATCATGACCTTTGAAACGATGGGCTTCACTTGGGACATCTTCTGGGCAGTCTTAGTCCTTCATATTATCGCACCAGCCACCATCAGTTTACTAGTAGCAGCGTATTTTAGAAAAAAAGGCTGGATTAAGCAAGGTGATATGAAGATTTCGTATGAATAG
- a CDS encoding nitroreductase family protein: MEQTKQLTELAKLIRSRRSVKKGYNDRTVEKQTVLDLLESAVWAPTHGLRQPWRYIFVGADQKEAFAKKVAATYPEEKQENREAYLNEPSAFLVVVMDVPDNQKQYDENFGATASMIHNFQLLAWEQQLGVVWKTNPHIYDPVVKTILDVHEDEKIVGFVHMGYFDEAPIAKPRKSVEDKFTTFEG, encoded by the coding sequence ATGGAACAAACAAAACAACTTACTGAACTGGCAAAGCTAATACGGTCAAGGCGTTCGGTTAAAAAAGGATACAATGATAGAACAGTAGAGAAACAAACGGTACTAGATTTACTAGAAAGTGCGGTATGGGCACCTACTCATGGATTACGGCAACCCTGGCGCTATATTTTTGTTGGGGCAGATCAAAAAGAAGCATTCGCAAAAAAAGTGGCTGCTACCTATCCTGAAGAAAAACAAGAAAACCGCGAAGCATATCTAAATGAACCGAGCGCATTTCTAGTCGTTGTCATGGATGTACCTGACAATCAGAAGCAATACGATGAAAACTTTGGCGCAACTGCTTCGATGATCCATAATTTCCAATTGCTAGCGTGGGAGCAACAGCTTGGAGTCGTTTGGAAAACCAATCCACATATTTATGACCCTGTGGTTAAAACAATTTTGGATGTGCACGAGGACGAAAAAATAGTTGGCTTTGTCCATATGGGATATTTCGATGAGGCCCCTATTGCAAAACCACGGAAATCAGTGGAAGATAAATTTACAACATTTGAAGGATAA
- the ddlA gene encoding D-alanine--D-alanine ligase: MNKIKVGIIFGGKSAEHEVSLQSAKNIVDAIDKTKYEVVLIGIDKQGKWHINDQTSYLINEENPKLIQLNKSNENVAIIPGETDHQLIHASKETSMDQLDVIFPIVHGTLGEDGSIQGMLRIANLPFVGTSVLGSAVCMDKDIAKRLLKEASINVAKGLSFTRAKKDTINFDEAKQQLGVPMFIKPANQGSSVGVSKVSSKDEFDGAIQEAFQFDHKIIIEENIFGREIECAVLGNENPKASVPGEILPQTEFYSYESKYIDESGAKLAIPADLTDEEVEKIKAAAVHVFQTLECEGLARVDFFLKENGEIYVNEVNTLPGFTRISMYPKLWEISGITYPELINQLIELAIERHQLNNMLKSAVWDEE; encoded by the coding sequence ATGAATAAAATTAAAGTGGGGATTATTTTCGGCGGGAAGTCCGCTGAACATGAAGTGTCCTTACAATCAGCGAAAAACATTGTGGATGCAATTGATAAAACCAAATATGAAGTTGTCTTAATTGGAATTGATAAACAAGGTAAGTGGCATATCAATGATCAAACATCATACTTAATAAATGAAGAGAACCCCAAATTAATTCAGTTAAATAAATCAAATGAAAATGTGGCAATTATACCAGGTGAGACGGATCATCAGCTTATTCATGCATCAAAAGAAACGAGTATGGATCAGTTGGATGTCATCTTTCCGATTGTTCATGGTACGCTGGGTGAAGATGGCAGTATTCAAGGGATGCTGCGAATCGCAAATTTGCCATTTGTTGGCACAAGTGTTTTAGGATCTGCTGTCTGCATGGATAAAGACATTGCAAAGCGTCTGTTAAAAGAAGCCAGCATAAATGTTGCGAAAGGTCTTTCATTTACACGAGCGAAAAAAGATACCATTAATTTTGATGAGGCGAAACAGCAATTGGGTGTGCCCATGTTTATTAAACCAGCGAATCAGGGTTCTTCTGTTGGCGTAAGCAAAGTATCATCAAAGGATGAATTTGATGGAGCAATACAAGAGGCGTTTCAGTTTGATCACAAAATAATCATTGAAGAAAATATTTTTGGGCGGGAAATTGAGTGTGCCGTGCTCGGCAATGAAAATCCAAAAGCATCTGTTCCAGGTGAAATTCTGCCACAGACGGAATTTTATTCGTATGAATCTAAGTATATCGATGAAAGCGGTGCAAAATTAGCCATACCAGCGGATCTAACTGACGAAGAAGTTGAAAAGATTAAAGCCGCTGCCGTTCATGTATTTCAAACATTGGAATGTGAAGGGTTGGCACGTGTGGACTTTTTCTTAAAAGAAAATGGCGAAATATATGTGAATGAAGTGAACACATTACCTGGCTTTACACGCATAAGCATGTATCCTAAATTGTGGGAGATCAGCGGAATTACCTATCCAGAACTAATCAATCAGCTGATTGAATTAGCAATCGAACGACACCAACTAAACAACATGCTAAAAAGCGCCGTTTGGGATGAAGAATAG
- the trpE gene encoding anthranilate synthase component I: MLTEQQATAPYKFIKLNADTLTPIGIYTNLTGKKKFLLESSFPHAKKGKFSFIGADPYQEFIGSENNTTILHHEHGTKEVQTSPVLSTLKERLPKLDIDLPLPFAGGAIGYIGYDAIRSYEQIGAKLQDDLEMPDVHLMLYKSVIAFDHRNESAYLIAMNPDQESETVLNERLENLKDALTTTPNTDTSPNENMTFYPEMDKEQFMENVKFAKKHIQQGDAFQIVLSQRMAATIHGDPLSFYRKLRKVNPSPYMFYIDFDAYQVLGASPESLVQTTGRHIVTNPIAGTRPRGKTEQEDVELTKDLLADEKEIAEHRMLVDLSRNDIGRVSEVDSITIPTYMKVEKYQHVMHIVSEVHGRLSKNYSSIDALIACLPAGTVSGAPKIRAMQIINDLEESKRGVYAGGIGYINVNHDVNMALAIRSLVIKEKKAYLQAGAGVVYDSDPENEYNETLHKAKSLMEVNNHDSSH, translated from the coding sequence ATGCTAACTGAGCAGCAAGCTACTGCACCATATAAATTTATCAAATTAAATGCCGATACGTTAACACCAATCGGAATTTATACCAATCTGACAGGCAAGAAGAAATTCTTATTGGAAAGCTCGTTCCCCCATGCTAAAAAAGGTAAGTTTTCATTTATTGGGGCAGATCCTTATCAGGAATTTATCGGATCAGAAAATAATACAACCATTTTGCATCATGAACATGGAACGAAGGAAGTTCAAACATCACCTGTCTTGTCAACTCTCAAGGAAAGACTTCCTAAACTGGATATAGATCTTCCCCTTCCCTTTGCAGGGGGAGCGATTGGATACATCGGATATGACGCCATTCGCAGTTATGAGCAAATCGGAGCTAAATTACAGGACGATTTAGAAATGCCCGATGTGCATCTTATGTTATATAAAAGCGTTATTGCTTTTGATCATCGTAATGAATCAGCTTACCTGATTGCAATGAATCCCGATCAAGAATCGGAAACTGTGCTTAACGAACGGCTGGAAAATTTAAAAGACGCGCTAACTACCACACCCAACACGGATACATCTCCCAATGAAAATATGACCTTCTATCCCGAGATGGATAAAGAACAATTTATGGAGAATGTAAAATTTGCAAAGAAACATATCCAGCAGGGGGATGCATTTCAAATTGTTTTATCACAGCGGATGGCAGCAACCATCCACGGGGATCCCCTTTCCTTTTACCGAAAGTTAAGAAAGGTAAATCCTTCCCCCTATATGTTTTATATCGACTTTGATGCCTATCAGGTTCTGGGGGCCTCGCCGGAAAGCCTGGTCCAAACAACTGGCCGGCATATTGTTACGAATCCAATTGCCGGAACCAGGCCGCGGGGAAAGACAGAACAGGAAGACGTGGAACTCACAAAAGACCTTCTTGCAGATGAAAAAGAAATTGCAGAACATCGAATGCTGGTTGACTTAAGCCGAAATGATATTGGCCGGGTATCCGAGGTTGACAGTATTACCATCCCAACCTATATGAAAGTGGAAAAGTACCAGCATGTCATGCACATCGTATCTGAAGTACATGGAAGGCTGAGTAAGAACTATTCAAGTATCGATGCCTTAATTGCCTGTTTACCTGCTGGAACTGTCTCAGGAGCGCCGAAAATTCGTGCCATGCAAATTATCAATGATTTAGAGGAAAGTAAACGTGGTGTTTATGCTGGCGGAATTGGCTATATAAACGTTAACCATGACGTAAATATGGCATTGGCCATCCGCTCCCTCGTCATTAAAGAAAAAAAAGCATATTTACAGGCCGGCGCTGGTGTTGTTTATGATTCTGATCCGGAAAACGAGTATAACGAAACACTGCATAAAGCAAAGTCATTAATGGAGGTGAACAACCATGATTCTTCTCATTGA